A genomic region of Manihot esculenta cultivar AM560-2 chromosome 15, M.esculenta_v8, whole genome shotgun sequence contains the following coding sequences:
- the LOC110600979 gene encoding deoxyhypusine synthase isoform X2 codes for MEEQLPSSVHTIVFKESEPLEGKCIKIEGYDFNEGVNYSQLLKSMVSTGFQASNLGDAIAVVNQMLDWRLADEDITEDCNEEERDPAYRESVKCKVFLGFTSNLVSSGVRDTIRYLVQHHMVDVVVTTAGGIEEDLIKCLAPTYKGDFYLPGAQLRSKGLNRIGNLLVPNDNYCKFEDWIIPIFDQMLKEQFEENNIPVFCPGLTDGSLGDMLYFHSFRSPGLIVDIVQDIRAMNGEAVHASPRKTGIIVLGGGLPKHHICNANMMRNGADYAVFINTAQEFDGSDSGARPDEAVSWGKIRGSAKTVKVHCDATIAFPLLVAETFASKRNRSVKIKVNNY; via the exons ATGGAGGAGCAATTGCCATCATCTGTACATACCATAGTTTTCAAAGAGTCTGAACCCCTTGAAGGGAAATGCATCAAGATTGAAGGATATGATTTTAATGAAGGAGTTAACTACTCTCAGCTTCTGAAATCCATGGTCTCCACTGGGTTTCAAGCATCCAACCTTGGTGATGCCATTGCAGTTGTTAACCAGATG CTAGACTGGAGGCTTGCTGATGAGGATATAACAGAAGATTGCAATGAGGAGGAAAGGGACCCTGCTTATAGAGAGTCTGTGAAATGCAAGGTTTTCTTGGGTTTTACCTCAAATCTTGTATCTTCTGGTGTTAGAGATACAATTCGCTATCTTGTtcagcatcatatg GTTGACGTAGTGGTTACAACTGCTGGTGGCATAGAAGAAGATCTTATAAAATGCCTTGCCCCCACATACAAAGGTGACTTTTATCTACCTGGAGCTCAATTGCGTTCAAAAGGATTGAACCGCATTGGTAACTTGTTGGTTCCAAATGACAACTATTGCAAATTTGAGGACTGGATCATTCCAATTTTTGACCAGATGTTGAAGGAACAATTTGAAGAG AACAACATTCCAGTATTTTGTCCCGGTTTAACAGATGGTTCTTTGGGGGACATGTTATACTTTCACTCCTTTCGCAGCCCAGGCCTAATTGTTGACATTGTACAAG ACATTAGAGCCATGAATGGTGAAGCTGTCCATGCAAGTCCTAGAAAGACTGGAATCATCGTACTTGGAGGGGGGCTTCCTAAGCATCATATATGCAATGCCAATATGATGCGTAATGGTGCAGATTATGCTGTTTTTATCAATACTGCACAAGAATTCGATGGGAGTGATTCTGGTGCTCGTCCTGATGAGGCTGTATCATGGGGAAAAATTCGAGGATCTGCTAAAACTGTCAAA GTACATTGTGATGCAACCATTGCTTTTCCCCTACTGGTTGCTGAAACTTTTGCCTCAAAGAGAAACAGATCCGTCAAGATCAAGGTAAACAATTATTAA
- the LOC110600979 gene encoding deoxyhypusine synthase isoform X1, which yields MEEQLPSSVHTIVFKESEPLEGKCIKIEGYDFNEGVNYSQLLKSMVSTGFQASNLGDAIAVVNQMLDWRLADEDITEDCNEEERDPAYRESVKCKVFLGFTSNLVSSGVRDTIRYLVQHHMVDVVVTTAGGIEEDLIKCLAPTYKGDFYLPGAQLRSKGLNRIGNLLVPNDNYCKFEDWIIPIFDQMLKEQFEENVSWTPSKVISRLGKEINDECSYLYWAYKNNIPVFCPGLTDGSLGDMLYFHSFRSPGLIVDIVQDIRAMNGEAVHASPRKTGIIVLGGGLPKHHICNANMMRNGADYAVFINTAQEFDGSDSGARPDEAVSWGKIRGSAKTVKVHCDATIAFPLLVAETFASKRNRSVKIKVNNY from the exons ATGGAGGAGCAATTGCCATCATCTGTACATACCATAGTTTTCAAAGAGTCTGAACCCCTTGAAGGGAAATGCATCAAGATTGAAGGATATGATTTTAATGAAGGAGTTAACTACTCTCAGCTTCTGAAATCCATGGTCTCCACTGGGTTTCAAGCATCCAACCTTGGTGATGCCATTGCAGTTGTTAACCAGATG CTAGACTGGAGGCTTGCTGATGAGGATATAACAGAAGATTGCAATGAGGAGGAAAGGGACCCTGCTTATAGAGAGTCTGTGAAATGCAAGGTTTTCTTGGGTTTTACCTCAAATCTTGTATCTTCTGGTGTTAGAGATACAATTCGCTATCTTGTtcagcatcatatg GTTGACGTAGTGGTTACAACTGCTGGTGGCATAGAAGAAGATCTTATAAAATGCCTTGCCCCCACATACAAAGGTGACTTTTATCTACCTGGAGCTCAATTGCGTTCAAAAGGATTGAACCGCATTGGTAACTTGTTGGTTCCAAATGACAACTATTGCAAATTTGAGGACTGGATCATTCCAATTTTTGACCAGATGTTGAAGGAACAATTTGAAGAG AATGTTTCATGGACACCATCTAAAGTAATTAGTCGACTGGGAAAAGAAATAAATGATGAGTGTTCATACCTTTATTGGGCATACAAG AACAACATTCCAGTATTTTGTCCCGGTTTAACAGATGGTTCTTTGGGGGACATGTTATACTTTCACTCCTTTCGCAGCCCAGGCCTAATTGTTGACATTGTACAAG ACATTAGAGCCATGAATGGTGAAGCTGTCCATGCAAGTCCTAGAAAGACTGGAATCATCGTACTTGGAGGGGGGCTTCCTAAGCATCATATATGCAATGCCAATATGATGCGTAATGGTGCAGATTATGCTGTTTTTATCAATACTGCACAAGAATTCGATGGGAGTGATTCTGGTGCTCGTCCTGATGAGGCTGTATCATGGGGAAAAATTCGAGGATCTGCTAAAACTGTCAAA GTACATTGTGATGCAACCATTGCTTTTCCCCTACTGGTTGCTGAAACTTTTGCCTCAAAGAGAAACAGATCCGTCAAGATCAAGGTAAACAATTATTAA
- the LOC110601032 gene encoding uncharacterized protein LOC110601032, producing MKVSEISSPAIKTSSSNVIKPKKPPFRPAQDDTKPPLQDPILRSDPIETEEAVLKLPPFPTVKSKLQS from the exons ATGAAAGTCTCAGAGATTTCATCACCAGCCATCAAAACCAGCAGTAGCAATGTGATTAAGCCAAAAAAGCCCCCCTTCAGGCCAGCTCAGGACGACACTAAACCTCCACTCCAAGATCCT atcCTGAGATCAGACCCGATTGAGACCGAAGAAGCAGTATTGAAATTGCCTCCTTTCCCCACTGTCAAATCCAAACTGCAATCTTAG
- the LOC110600979 gene encoding deoxyhypusine synthase isoform X3 — MVDVVVTTAGGIEEDLIKCLAPTYKGDFYLPGAQLRSKGLNRIGNLLVPNDNYCKFEDWIIPIFDQMLKEQFEENVSWTPSKVISRLGKEINDECSYLYWAYKNNIPVFCPGLTDGSLGDMLYFHSFRSPGLIVDIVQDIRAMNGEAVHASPRKTGIIVLGGGLPKHHICNANMMRNGADYAVFINTAQEFDGSDSGARPDEAVSWGKIRGSAKTVKVHCDATIAFPLLVAETFASKRNRSVKIKVNNY, encoded by the exons atg GTTGACGTAGTGGTTACAACTGCTGGTGGCATAGAAGAAGATCTTATAAAATGCCTTGCCCCCACATACAAAGGTGACTTTTATCTACCTGGAGCTCAATTGCGTTCAAAAGGATTGAACCGCATTGGTAACTTGTTGGTTCCAAATGACAACTATTGCAAATTTGAGGACTGGATCATTCCAATTTTTGACCAGATGTTGAAGGAACAATTTGAAGAG AATGTTTCATGGACACCATCTAAAGTAATTAGTCGACTGGGAAAAGAAATAAATGATGAGTGTTCATACCTTTATTGGGCATACAAG AACAACATTCCAGTATTTTGTCCCGGTTTAACAGATGGTTCTTTGGGGGACATGTTATACTTTCACTCCTTTCGCAGCCCAGGCCTAATTGTTGACATTGTACAAG ACATTAGAGCCATGAATGGTGAAGCTGTCCATGCAAGTCCTAGAAAGACTGGAATCATCGTACTTGGAGGGGGGCTTCCTAAGCATCATATATGCAATGCCAATATGATGCGTAATGGTGCAGATTATGCTGTTTTTATCAATACTGCACAAGAATTCGATGGGAGTGATTCTGGTGCTCGTCCTGATGAGGCTGTATCATGGGGAAAAATTCGAGGATCTGCTAAAACTGTCAAA GTACATTGTGATGCAACCATTGCTTTTCCCCTACTGGTTGCTGAAACTTTTGCCTCAAAGAGAAACAGATCCGTCAAGATCAAGGTAAACAATTATTAA